One window of the Chanodichthys erythropterus isolate Z2021 chromosome 2, ASM2448905v1, whole genome shotgun sequence genome contains the following:
- the josd2 gene encoding josephin-2: protein MSEGEVFHEKQRLELCAIHALNNVLQERVFTKETADDICKRLAPQCVMNPHRSVLGTGNYDVNVIMAALQSRGLAAVWWDKRKSVQNLCLDKIQGFILNVPSRVSLGFVSLPLRRRHWLAVREVNGQFYNLDSKLKGPSCIGGETELRSFLIEQLSQDVAEMLLVVQKEVDDDGTWLKPDDTKK, encoded by the exons ATGAGCGAGGGCGAGGTGTTTCATGAGAAACAGAGATTGGAGCTGTGCGCCATCCATGCCTTGAACAACGTGCTCCAGGAGAGAGTTTTCACCAAGGAGACAGCAGATGACATCTGCAAACG ACTTGCCCCACAATGTGTGATGAACCCACACCGCTCAGTGTTGGGCACAGGAAACTATGATGTCAATGTCATCATGGCAGCTTTGCAGAGTCGAGGGCTCGCTGCAGTTTGGTGGGACAAACGCAA GTCAGTACAGAATTTGTGCCTGGACAAAATTCAAGGCTTCATTTTGAATGTCCCATCGAGGGTGTCATTGGGATTTGTGTCTCTCCCACTGAGACGCAGACACTGGCTGGCAGTACGGGAGGTCAACGGACAGTTCTATAACCTAGACTCTAAATTAAAGGGGCCTAGCTGTATAGGCGGAGAAACAGAACTCAG GTCATTTCTCATTGAACAGCTTTCTCAGGATGTTGCAGAGATGCTGCTTGTTGTTCAAAAGGAAGTAGATGACGATGGGACGTGGCTGAAACCAGATGACACCAAGAAGTGA